A single Drechmeria coniospora strain ARSEF 6962 chromosome 03, whole genome shotgun sequence DNA region contains:
- a CDS encoding hypothetical protein (related to C6 zink-finger protein PRO1A), which translates to MVSSLVLVAERRHLAWPVDKKASEDGVWDDAVLPTPSPTEAAWKGASTMAPVNTGQLSPLSSGVELTVDAFSAETTAPSASSSCADSWSVGYADRDEGDEDAPWDLWERNSDDALTVPKLEATEDEINLDDVKLAPLVPSSPNGPAPSGGSRVKQKRPRGRPRKHPLLSADASVKVNKGRSKTGCITCRKRKKKCDEAKPRCTFSWRKREHAMDPVPLTPTRRHELREERRRVRGLPREADVEERQGKGRGGYGNTSACWPPANSVAERIRRESLPSITMQPIFHGVETVEDKIFWKHYVNHFSNVLTVEGEARNAFKDIILQLANHHQGLMHSILAVSSKHMEFDSPYGVNILLENPSASRESIHHRAEYHHSEALKRFYDDMNFPLDKDDPEYEAFLAAQYGQILCLLLQTRAEGNPRGEHRFHLKGYQKLIQQSPPGDTVFYTFITEFFQYHIYADDLLWHPETRTDRLTSEHWEPSVPIDKPRLLGVADGFLPYLSQITSIRNTIRANLAASVDPPVDYITLFKAVDIDAAIREWSPQWPLGDSRDRVAPLYKQMMWVYLFRTIYPPCSPPSRRATVGSLPAVSLMTPPPQRRASMAASVGTGAAANKPALGGHLPRSCPSSRNPSRTSSMHELDSSAIGQSFECHRQPSPPAVRRPAHEDDRVTLAVQESLAIMESFKPSDPALTLLLIPCLIIGTACFEAAQRDRVRATVKVVRGYTGLRNCDRVGEVLDKVWSLMDQGDWISVWDWQSVARGLELDFICS; encoded by the coding sequence ATGGTATCatcgctcgtcctcgtcgccgaacGGAGGCATCTGGCCTGGCCTGTTGATAAAAAGGCGTCGGAAGACGGTGTCTGGGACGACGCAGTGCTGCCAACGCCATCGCCCACGGAGGCTGCATGGAAGGGGGCCTCCACAATGGCGCCCGTGAACACTGGTCAGCTGTCACCTCTGAGCTCGGGTGTCGAGTTGACTGTCGATGCCTTCTCAGCCGAGAcaacggcgccgtcggcttcctcctcctgcgCCGATTCCTGGAGCGTCGGGTACGCAGAtcgcgacgagggcgatgaggATGCCCCATGGGATCTTTGGGAACGAAACTCGGACGATGCCTTGACGGTGCCAAAGCTGGAAGCCACCGAGGACGAAATAAACCTTGACGACGTCAAGCTAGCTCCGCTGGTGCCATCATCCCCGAACGGCCCCGCTCCGTCGGGAGGCTCCCGTGTCAAGCAGAAGCGGCCCCGTGGTCGGCCCAGAAAACACCCTCTCCTCTCCGCGGACGCTTCCGTCAAGGTGAACAAGGGGCGATCCAAGACAGGATGCATCACCTgcaggaagaggaagaagaaatGCGACGAGGCCAAACCTCGCTGTACGTTTTCGTGGCGGAAACGCGAGCATGCCATGGACCCCGTTCCGCTGACACCTACTCGTAGGCATGAATTGCGAGAAGAACGCCGTCGTGTGCGAGGGCTACCACGAGAAGCAGATGTGGAAGAGCGGCAAGGAAAGGGCCGAGGAGGGTACGGAAACACGTCCGCCTGCTGGCCGCCGGCTAACTCGGTGGCAGAGCGGATTAGGCGAGAGTCCCTGCCATCTATCACCATGCAGCCCATTTTCCACGGCGTCGAAACGGTCGAGGACAAGATATTTTGGAAGCATTACGTCAACCACTTCAGCAACGTTCTCACCGTCGAGGGTGAAGCGAGGAATGCATTCAAGGATATCATACTGCAACTTGCCAATCACCATCAGGGCCTCATGCACTCCATACTCGCCGTGAGCAGCAAGCACATGGAGTTCGATTCTCCCTACGGCGTCAACATCCTCCTCGAAAACCCTTCGGCAAGTCGAGAGTCCATCCACCACCGGGCCGAGTACCACCACAGCGAGGCCTTGAAACGGTTCTATGACGACATGAACTTCCCCCTGGACAAGGACGACCCTGAGTATGAAGCGTTTCTGGCTGCACAATATGGCCAGATTCTCTGCTTGCTGCTTCAAACCAGAGCCGAGGGTAACCCTAGGGGCGAGCACAGGTTTCACCTGAAGGGCTATCAGAAACTCATCCAGCAGTCGCCTCCGGGTGACACGGTCTTTTATACGTTTATCACCGAATTTTTTCAGTATCACATATACGCCGACGATCTTCTCTGGCACCCCGAGACGAGGACCGATCGCTTGACGTCGGAGCACTGGGAACCGTCGGTCCCCATTGACAAGCCCCGACTGCTCGGGGTTGCCGACGGCTTCCTGCCGTACCTCTCGCAGATCACGAGCATCCGCAACACCATCCGCGCGAACCTGGCCGCTTCGGTCGATCCTCCCGTTGACTATATCACCCTCTTCAAGGCGGTTGATATCGACGCGGCCATCCGCGAATGGTCTCCGCAATGGCCGTTGGGTGACAGTCGAGATCGCGTGGCGCCGCTCTACAAGCAGATGATGTGGGTGTATTTGTTCCGGACCATTTATCCACCGTGCTCGCCCCCTTCACGGCGTGCAACGGTCGGGTCACTGCCAGCCGTCTCGTTGATGACGCCCCCGCCGCAGCGTCGCGCCTCGATGGCTGCCAGCGTCGGGACTGGGGCAGCCGCCAACAAGCCTGCTCTTGGAGGTCACCTGCCGCGGAGTTGCCCATCGTCCCGCAACCCATCCAGGACTTCATCGATGCACGAGTTGGACTCGTCCGCCATCGGCCAAAGTTTTGAATGCCATCGTCAACCGTCCCCACCGGCTGTTCGACGCCCTGCTCATGAAGACGATCGCGTGACGCTCGCCGTGCAAGAATCGCTGGCCATTATGGAATCCTTCAAGCCATCGGATCCGGCTCTGACGCTACTCCTGATACCTTGTCTGATTATCGGCACGGCATGCTTCGAGGCTGCGCAGCGCGATCGTGTCAGAGCCACGGTGAAGGTTGTGCGCGGCTACACAGGACTTCGTAACTGCGACCGCGTAGGCGAAGTTCTGGACAAAGTGTGGTCGCTCATGGATCAAGGTGACTGGATCTCGGTATGGGACTGGCAGAGCGTGGCAAGAGGGTTGGAGCTTGATTTTATTTGCTCATGa